The Aphanothece sacrum FPU1 nucleotide sequence AGGAATTCGATATCTTATCTTTTCAATTAAAGGACTATCACATAAATTTTCCAACATCATTGTAGCATCTTCTAAAGGAATTGGATACTCAAATTCACTTCGGGTAATTCCTTCGACTTTACCCTTAATAGTTAGGTAGGCATTTTCTCCTACAATTCTCACTCGAATAGTTGTTACTTTATTTTCAGTAATAATATATCCTTGTCGATAAATTTTACCTAACGCTAGACAACGCCAATTATCTCCTTTTATTAAAAACTTTCTTTCAATTTCAAGTGCCATAATTTTTAACCCAAATGATTTTGAATGATAATTGATAATTAATTCTCCGTAATCTATCATTTCCAGATATAACCGAATCAGGATTCCCTTACAGTATTAATTAATCTTATCAGATTTGAAGAGAAATGTTGAGCGCAGCCCCCACCTAAATCAGAGATTTTAGGTGGGGTTAGCCAAACCAATAAATAAACGCGCAGCATCCTTGCTACAATCTTTAACATGGTGGGTTACGACGCGCCCTAAAACTTATTAGTTTTCCCTCAAAATAGTTGCCGCGCCTAACCCACCCTAGGAATCATAAGCTTTACTTATCACCACACATAAGAGAGAGCTAGTTTGGTTATTCTATTATCAATTATCCATTATTAATTATTCATTTTTGAATCATGTTTTCTGAATTTAAACCCTTTATTATTAATACCTCAAAAATTAAAATAAATTTAATCAAAGGTGGTCAAGGATTTCCTGTTCTCTTACTTCATGGTTATCCTCAAACTCATATTATCTGGCATAAAATAGCCCCAAAACTAGCAGAAAATTTTACGGTTATTGTCACAGATTTAAGGGGATATGGAGACAGTGATAAACCTCCAGGCAATCCAGAGCATAGCCATTATTCTAAACGAATTATGGCACAAGATCAGGTAGAAGTAATGACTCAATTAGGCTATAATCAATTTTATCTTATTGGACATGATCGAGGGGCTAGAGTTGCTCATCGTTTAACTCTTGATTATCCTGATAAAGTAAAAAAAATAGTATTATTAGATATTGCCCCGACTTATGAAATGTATACTCTAACTGATCAAGAATTTGCTACTGCTTATTATCATTGGTTTTTCTTAATTCAACCGTTCCCTTTTCCTGAAACTTTAATTAAACAAAATCCTGATTATTTTTTGACTCATTGTTTACAAAGTTGGAGTAAAAATGATTTTACCTTTACTTTTACCTCAGCAGCAATACAAGAATATTTAAGATGTTTTCGTGATCCTAAGACGATTCATGGTACTTGTGAAGATTATCGAGCATCAGCTACTATTGATTTAGAACATGACCAAGCAGATATTGAGCAAAAAATTCAATGTCCCCTTTTAGTTTTGTGGGGAAAACAGGGAATCATTGAAAGGAAATATAATGTCTTAGACAGTTGGAAAAAAAGAGCAATAAATGTACAAGGAAAACCAATTAACTGTGGACATTTTTTACCTGAAGAAGCACCAGAAGAAACTTATCAGTCTATTAGAGATTTTTTATAATAAAATGAACTTATCTATATTTGCCCTAACTCCCCATGCAATCTGTTGATTTAACAACCTTAACCGCTATCTCACATGAATTACAAACCTATTGGATACCTTCTCGTCTTGAACAAGTTTATCAACGCGATCGCTATACAATTTCTCTGGCACTGCGTACCCTAAAAAAACGGGCTTGGTTAACTATTTCTTGGCATCCTCAAGGGGCTAGACTATGTATAAGTGATCCTCCTGCCAAAATCCCCGATACCTTTACTTTTAGTGATCAATTACGTCATCAAATTAATGGTTATGCCCTCACTGCTTTAACGATGATTTCTCCTTGGGAAAGAGTGGTTGATCTTCAATTTGCTAAACGTCCGGGTGATCCTGTTATTTGGCATCTTTTTATTGAAATTATGGGAAAATATAGTAATGTAATTCTCACAGATGCTCATCAACAAATTGTTACGGTTGCTCATCAAGTTAATGCCAATCAATCAAGTGTTCGCACCGTACAAACGGGACAACCTTATGAACTTCCTCCCGTTTTAACAGGCACTTTACCTAAGTTAGAAGAATCTCAAACTCGATGGCAAGAAAGAATCAGTTTAGTCCCTGGGGCATTACAAAAACAATTGTTAAATAGTTATCGGGGTTTAAGTCCAGTTGTTGCTCAATTAATGATTCAACAAGCTCATTTACAACCTCAACAGTCTACAGACACTTTAACGGCAAAAGATTGGGACACCTTATTTATATTGTGGCAAACTTGGTTAAATATTTTACAAACCAAAGACTTTAACTTTGGTTATACTCAAACAGGTTATACGGTTTTAGGTTGGGGCATAATTAAACCCATAAAAGATTTACAAACTCTGATCAATAGTTATTATAATGACCAAACTAATCAAGAAAATTTTCAACAAATACGTCATCAACTTTTACAAAAAATAAGTTCATTACTCAAAAAAGTATCTCTTAAAGCAAATACTTTTAAACAACGTCTAAACCAGTCTGCTGAAGCTGATAAATACCGTCAAGAAGCAGATTTATTAATGGCTAATTTACATTTATGTAAACCCGGTATGACATCTATTATTCTCAATGACTTTGAAACAGATCAACCTGTTAAGATTAAGCTAAATCCTGAAAAAAATGGGGTACAAAATGCCCAGTATCTCTATAAACAACATCAAAAATTAAAACGAGCTAAAATTGCTGTAGAACCTTTATTAGCAGAAGTAAATACGGAAATTAATTATTTAGAACAAGTTGAAGATAGTTTACATCAATTAACTATTTATCAGTCTCCACAAGACTTACAAACTCTAGAAGAAATACGAGAAGAATTAATTCAACAAAATTATCTTAATTCTCCCTCTCAACGGAATATTAATCTGATAGATGAATCTCAACCTTATCAATATACAACACCGTCAGGATTAGAAATTTGGATCGGTCGTAATAATCGTCAAAATGATCGTCTCACCTTTCGCACAGCAGGAGATTATGACCTCTGGTTTCATACTCAAGAAAGTGCCGGAAGTCATGTATTATTACGTCTAGAACCGGGGACAAAACCTGATGAAACTGATTTACATTGTGCCGCAGATTGGGCAGCTTATTACAGTCGCGCTCGTCAAAGTGAACAAGTTCCTGTGGTTTACACTGAACCTAAATATGTCTATAAACCTAAAGGGGCTAAACCAGGGATGGTCATCTATAAACGAGAACGGGTTCTCTGGGGACAACCTCATAAGGCGCAAGCATACCTTAAAAGTCAAGGGTAGTCCCAAAATTTAAAATTTTATTTACAAACATTGGTGTCTTATGTTACAATCCCTTCATAGAAGTCTATGGTTTAGCGATTGGGAACGCGACCGGCAGATTTCCTCAAAGAAATAATAACAATAATTTATAGGGTATCCAGCGATCGCGATCGCTGGTTTTCTGTTTTATACTATCAGCGATTACGAGACAAAATCGTTTTTTAAGGTAAATAATAAAAGACCCCTGTAACTTAGGGGTCTTTTATTCGGTAGAATAAAACGCAGTATATAAATGATGGTGGGCAATGCCGACCTTAACATAGTTAGCTAGATTTCACGGTTGTATCAAAATTTTTAACACGGATTGTTACTTTTTACTTCTGATGGGGAACCTTAGAAGAGGGAAAACTCATCAGTCTCAATCCAGACTGATGATTGATGTTCCTATTAACACTGACTCAACTCTGTAAGGGGAGTTTACCGTGCCAACCCACAAAATACTCGTAATTGATGACAGTAAAGTGATCCGGATGCGGGTTCGGGATATGTTACCAGAAGATAACATAGAAGTTCTCGAAGCCAAAGATGGAGTTGAAGGATATAACCTCATTCGCAGTGAAAAGCCAAACTTAATTATGCTTGATTTTCTTCTGCCTAAAATGAGTGGTTGGGATGTCTATCAAGAAGTTCAAAAAGAGTATGATCTCAAAACTATTCCCCTAGTTTTAATGTCTGGGAGAAAAGAAGAAGTCATTGAAAAACTTACTGAACCTTTTGAATATTTTTCTTTTGTTGAAAAACCTTTTGAAAAGAAACAATTGCTTGAGGCTATTCGAGATGCAATGGCTAAGGCTAAAAAGCATCCTCAACCTAAAACACCTCAGCCAGCAAACTATCAAAATGGTTCTGTACCAAAAGATACAGCAGTAATGACTCAGGAAATTTATAACCTACGTCAACAAATGAGTAAGATGCAAAATGAAATTGATACCCTTAAAGGTCAACTTAGAAAAGTTCTGGAATTTATTCAACAAAGACGGTAAATTATTTACTTATCATAACTTTAAACATATAAGTTACTAATAGTAGGGGTCAATGGCCGTTGACCCTTACATTTGTTTCGTTGACCCCTATATTCATAAATTATAAATTATAAATTATGAATTTAGGAGTTACGCATTGACAGAATACCATAAATATGTATCTAGTAGAACGGTATAAAATAATACAAAAAACTACCGTGAATGAATATCACTGGCGATCGCTCAATGGTTCAAACAATGGAAAAATCGTAGCTAAGTCATAGTAAAAGTATACGATGCGTAACTCCTAGAATTATAATTTATAATTCATAATTTATAATTTATAATTTATTCACTATCTTGGATAGCCCTCATTAGTTCTTGAGGATGATAAATTAAAAAATCGGGTTGATGTTGTGCTAAAATTTCAGGAGAATTAAAACCCCAAGCAACAGCAATAACTTTAACGTTACTTTTTTGTGCTGAGCGAATATCTCTGGTTTCATCTCCTACATAAATGATTTCACTCGGAATCAGTTTATGTTCTTTAAGTAATTGATTAATAACTTTATGTTTACCAAATAAAGTAGTGCCTGAATAAATAAACTCAAATAAGTTTCCTAAGTTATTACTTTTGAGAAAAGATAGGACATTCTCCTGCCTATTAGAAGTAATAATGCCTAATAAATAACCGTTTTCTTTTAACTCTTTTAGAAAATTAGGAATGCCATTAATTGGCTTAAGTTCTTGAATTTTATGCCTTAACTCTGAGGTAACTCTGTTTAATACAAAGGGAATTTTGAGCGGAGAAATTTCTGATTGTTTAATCAATTCTTTAACACTTAAATGTTTAAGCTTTTCTAAATCTTCTGAATTAACAGGTTTATAGCCAAATTCTCCCGATAAACTATTGGCAATCTCTACAAAAGCATGATAGGTATCTGCTAGGGTGCCATCAAAATCAAAAATAATTGCTTTGACTGCCATTTGTTTAAGGATTAATAATAAAGAGTACCGAATTAAGAGAAATAGAAATTAAGCCATTTTTAAGGGTGATTTTCGTCAAAATCTAGGCTACAGGATCAAAAAAGACAGTTATCACTAAATCCCTTCTCTATTTAGATTAGCACGGGCATTACGATGCCACATCTCTAGTTTAATTCTCCTTAAGGCTGATGATCGAAATCTGCTATTCCATTCCTCTAAAGATAGATTGGCTAATTCTGTCAATTTTGGGGCAATATTCTGAGGATAGGGCTGAAAATCTTCTATATCTGTCTCTTCGGCAAATCGTTGATTCCAGGGACACACATCCTGACAAATATCACATCCGGCTACCCATCCGTCTAAATGAGGTGTTATGGTATCAGGAAGTGTCTTAGCCCGATTTTCAATGGTATGATAGGCGATACAGCGATTAGCGTCTACCACAAAGGGCTGAGGAATGGCACCTGTAGGACAAGCTTCTAAACATCGGGTACAAGTGCCACAATGTTGAGTATGGGGCTGATCGGGGATTAAGGTTAAATTAGTTAATATTTCTCCTAAGAATACCCAACTGCCGTATTCTTTGGTAATAACATTGCCATTTTTAGCAATCCAACCGATTCCAGCCCGTTGCGCCCACACTTTATCCTGAATGGGGCCAGTGTCTACATAATAACGGGTTTCAATGTTTTCTGCTTGAGTTTCTAACCATTGACTGAAGGCTTTAAGTTTCTTTGTCATGACTTTATGATAATCCCTTCCCCAACCATAACGAGAGATTTTGCCGTCTTCTTTATGATTAGAATGTTGAGGAGAAGTATAATAATTTAAGGCGACACAAATAACTGATTTTACCGATGGCATACAATTATGAATATCTAAGCGTTTACCATTAGCCATCCAGTCCATATTTGCCTGATAACCTAACCCTAACCACGTCTCTAAATGATTAACCGCTTCATCATTAAATGAAGTATTAACATCAGCAATACCAACTTGATGAAACCCTAAATCAATGGCTTTTTCTTTAATTAATTGAGTCCATTCTATAGCATTCATAGTTATTTTTGTCAAACATCTTCGGTTCTATCGGACTTACTATGCTAAATTAATAATTAATGACAGACTTAAGTCTGATCCTATAAAGACTAAGTCCGCCTGCGCGGACTGCCATTATAGGTTGCCTAGGCAAACTTTATTTGTATAGCTTAACTATGAACGAGTTAAGGTCTATCATTTGTAATAATTTAGCATAACTTGTCCAGTAAGCTGTCACGCATTTAATTGACCTGTTGTGACTGCATGGGAGCGCCGGAGCAAAGGGAGCGCCGGAGAGGGGGTTTTAACGTCTGTACCAAAGTTCAAAATAAGCGGTTTAAATGCACAACAGCTTAGAACCTTATACATTTTAAATGCGTCTTAGCTTAAAAAAGAAGATTCTCAATGCCTGTACAAACGGATTTATCTGATATATTGGTTAGAATCGCCAGAATATTGTTAAAAACCTGACCATAAGACCTGTCACCCAATTCTTTACTTTAGATTAGGCATAGGGTGAGACAGGGTGTAACTAGCTACAATAACTATATTTAGGACTGTCAATTAATTAACCCATTTCTCGGTTCTTAACCTTAAGATTATGATAGCCCAAATGATTGCCCCTTTCGGTTCCTGGAAATCTCCCATTACTTCTGATGTGATCGTGGCAGGAAGTATTAGTATAGGGGGTATTATGTTCGACGCTGAGGATATTTATTGGTTAGAAGGACGACCCACAGAAGGGGGAAGAAATGTCTTAGTTAAACGCAGTCCCGATGGAACGATGTCGGATATTACCCCTCAACCGTTTAATGTGCGTAGTCGTGTCCATGAATACGGGGGAGGTTCATTTCTAGTGGTCGCAGGGATTGTCTATTTTGTTAATTTTAGCGATCAAAGACTGTATCAACAATTACCCGATCAAACTCCTCAACCTTTGACCCCAGAAGGAAACCGTCGCTATGCAGATTTAATTTTAGATAAAAAACAAAATCGTCTTATTTGTGTAAGTGAAGATCATAGTAATAATGGGGAAGAACCAGAAAATACAATTGTTAGTGTAGATATAAAGACAGGACAGATTGAAATTCTCGTTAAAGGTCATGATTTTTATTCTTCTCCTCGTTTAAGTCCCGATGGAACCCAATTAGCTTGGATTTCCTGGGATCATCCTAATATGCCTTGGGATGGTACTAAATTATGGTTAGGACACATGGAAGAAGACGGTTCTTTGGGAAAAATTATCTCAGTAGCAGGCAATACTGATGAATCTATTAGTGAACCAAAATGGTCACCTGATGGTAAATTATATTTTTCAAGTGATCGTATGGGATGGTGGAATCTCTGTTTTTATAGCAAAAAAGGGGTTATTATTTCGTTATTTCCTTTGAATGCAGAGTTTGCTTA carries:
- a CDS encoding CYTH domain-containing protein; the encoded protein is MALEIERKFLIKGDNWRCLALGKIYRQGYIITENKVTTIRVRIVGENAYLTIKGKVEGITRSEFEYPIPLEDATMMLENLCDSPLIEKIRYRIPVKDLVWEVDEFKGENEGLILAEVELTNENQLIELPEWVGEEVTQDFKYYNVNLSKNPYQLW
- a CDS encoding alpha/beta fold hydrolase produces the protein MFSEFKPFIINTSKIKINLIKGGQGFPVLLLHGYPQTHIIWHKIAPKLAENFTVIVTDLRGYGDSDKPPGNPEHSHYSKRIMAQDQVEVMTQLGYNQFYLIGHDRGARVAHRLTLDYPDKVKKIVLLDIAPTYEMYTLTDQEFATAYYHWFFLIQPFPFPETLIKQNPDYFLTHCLQSWSKNDFTFTFTSAAIQEYLRCFRDPKTIHGTCEDYRASATIDLEHDQADIEQKIQCPLLVLWGKQGIIERKYNVLDSWKKRAINVQGKPINCGHFLPEEAPEETYQSIRDFL
- a CDS encoding Rqc2 family fibronectin-binding protein; this encodes MQSVDLTTLTAISHELQTYWIPSRLEQVYQRDRYTISLALRTLKKRAWLTISWHPQGARLCISDPPAKIPDTFTFSDQLRHQINGYALTALTMISPWERVVDLQFAKRPGDPVIWHLFIEIMGKYSNVILTDAHQQIVTVAHQVNANQSSVRTVQTGQPYELPPVLTGTLPKLEESQTRWQERISLVPGALQKQLLNSYRGLSPVVAQLMIQQAHLQPQQSTDTLTAKDWDTLFILWQTWLNILQTKDFNFGYTQTGYTVLGWGIIKPIKDLQTLINSYYNDQTNQENFQQIRHQLLQKISSLLKKVSLKANTFKQRLNQSAEADKYRQEADLLMANLHLCKPGMTSIILNDFETDQPVKIKLNPEKNGVQNAQYLYKQHQKLKRAKIAVEPLLAEVNTEINYLEQVEDSLHQLTIYQSPQDLQTLEEIREELIQQNYLNSPSQRNINLIDESQPYQYTTPSGLEIWIGRNNRQNDRLTFRTAGDYDLWFHTQESAGSHVLLRLEPGTKPDETDLHCAADWAAYYSRARQSEQVPVVYTEPKYVYKPKGAKPGMVIYKRERVLWGQPHKAQAYLKSQG
- a CDS encoding response regulator, with translation MPTHKILVIDDSKVIRMRVRDMLPEDNIEVLEAKDGVEGYNLIRSEKPNLIMLDFLLPKMSGWDVYQEVQKEYDLKTIPLVLMSGRKEEVIEKLTEPFEYFSFVEKPFEKKQLLEAIRDAMAKAKKHPQPKTPQPANYQNGSVPKDTAVMTQEIYNLRQQMSKMQNEIDTLKGQLRKVLEFIQQRR
- a CDS encoding HAD hydrolase-like protein, yielding MAVKAIIFDFDGTLADTYHAFVEIANSLSGEFGYKPVNSEDLEKLKHLSVKELIKQSEISPLKIPFVLNRVTSELRHKIQELKPINGIPNFLKELKENGYLLGIITSNRQENVLSFLKSNNLGNLFEFIYSGTTLFGKHKVINQLLKEHKLIPSEIIYVGDETRDIRSAQKSNVKVIAVAWGFNSPEILAQHQPDFLIYHPQELMRAIQDSE
- the queG gene encoding tRNA epoxyqueuosine(34) reductase QueG, producing the protein MNAIEWTQLIKEKAIDLGFHQVGIADVNTSFNDEAVNHLETWLGLGYQANMDWMANGKRLDIHNCMPSVKSVICVALNYYTSPQHSNHKEDGKISRYGWGRDYHKVMTKKLKAFSQWLETQAENIETRYYVDTGPIQDKVWAQRAGIGWIAKNGNVITKEYGSWVFLGEILTNLTLIPDQPHTQHCGTCTRCLEACPTGAIPQPFVVDANRCIAYHTIENRAKTLPDTITPHLDGWVAGCDICQDVCPWNQRFAEETDIEDFQPYPQNIAPKLTELANLSLEEWNSRFRSSALRRIKLEMWHRNARANLNREGI